Proteins encoded in a region of the Campylobacter showae CSUNSWCD genome:
- a CDS encoding undecaprenyl-diphosphate phosphatase, which translates to MELSHIIVLALVQGISEFLPISSSAHLVLVPKLLGWADQGLAFDVAVHVGTLAAILFYFKDRLAGLMRDFFASIARREKVGDSTLVWSVGFATVPVGLFGLAFNDAIEQYTRNGLVIAAMTIIFGVVLYVADKKSGLKTEYEMTIKLALIIGLAQAIALIPGVSRSGVTMTAALMLGFSHSASANFSFLLSIPVIVLAGGLEAVKLLKTPDALPWSDLAIGAAISGLSAYLCVRLFMALIARVSMLPFVIYRMILGVFLFVMFL; encoded by the coding sequence ATGGAGCTTTCGCATATCATCGTTTTGGCCCTAGTTCAGGGCATTAGCGAGTTTTTACCGATCTCTAGCTCGGCTCACCTCGTGCTGGTGCCAAAACTACTTGGCTGGGCGGATCAGGGGCTTGCCTTTGATGTGGCCGTTCACGTAGGCACGCTAGCGGCGATACTTTTTTATTTCAAGGACAGGCTGGCTGGGCTCATGCGTGATTTTTTCGCGTCTATCGCGCGGCGCGAAAAGGTCGGCGATAGCACGCTCGTATGGTCGGTCGGCTTTGCGACCGTGCCGGTGGGGCTTTTTGGCCTGGCGTTTAACGACGCCATCGAGCAGTACACTAGAAACGGGCTCGTGATCGCGGCGATGACGATAATCTTTGGTGTCGTGCTCTACGTCGCGGATAAAAAATCAGGCCTAAAAACCGAATACGAAATGACGATCAAGCTCGCTCTCATCATAGGTCTAGCGCAGGCGATCGCGCTGATACCCGGCGTTTCGCGCTCGGGCGTGACGATGACGGCGGCGCTGATGCTTGGCTTTAGTCACAGCGCAAGCGCAAATTTCTCGTTTTTGCTCTCGATCCCGGTTATCGTGCTAGCAGGCGGCCTTGAGGCGGTAAAGCTGCTAAAAACCCCCGACGCGCTGCCTTGGAGCGACCTTGCTATCGGGGCGGCTATTAGCGGCCTTAGCGCGTATCTGTGCGTGCGGCTGTTTATGGCGCTGATCGCGCGTGTGAGCATGCTGCCGTTTGTGATCTACCGCATGATTTTAGGCGTGTTTTTGTTTGTGATGTTTTTATAA
- a CDS encoding metallophosphoesterase family protein: MIYFTSDLHFGHSNIMRFHPCFRPFSSVEAMDNALIRHWNERVNPCDTVYNIGDISFHKDMETNISIFSKLNGKHVLVLGNHDEAIKKHKDELLAMKKQDGNALFDEICEYKEITVQHGQDKFRLVLFYYPLAEWNAGHHGAIQLYGHIHANIANVKGKALNASYDLHGKILSFEEIYDFVKDLPPFEHSKHRMFSEEDSVESRSTRIKEVLEKLNFD; this comes from the coding sequence ATGATTTATTTTACCTCCGATTTGCATTTCGGACATAGCAATATCATGAGATTTCATCCGTGTTTTAGGCCTTTTTCTAGCGTAGAGGCGATGGATAACGCACTCATTCGCCATTGGAACGAGAGAGTAAATCCCTGCGACACGGTTTATAACATAGGCGATATTAGCTTTCACAAGGATATGGAGACCAATATATCCATCTTTAGCAAGCTAAACGGCAAGCACGTCCTAGTGCTAGGCAATCACGATGAAGCGATAAAAAAGCATAAAGACGAACTGCTAGCTATGAAAAAACAAGATGGCAACGCACTTTTTGATGAAATTTGCGAATACAAAGAGATCACGGTGCAGCACGGGCAGGATAAATTTCGCCTCGTGCTCTTTTACTATCCGCTAGCCGAGTGGAACGCAGGTCACCACGGCGCGATCCAGCTCTACGGCCATATCCACGCAAATATCGCAAACGTAAAAGGTAAGGCTTTAAACGCCAGCTACGACCTGCACGGCAAGATTTTGAGCTTTGAGGAAATTTATGATTTCGTCAAAGACCTGCCGCCGTTTGAACATAGCAAACATAGGATGTTTAGCGAAGAAGATAGTGTAGAGAGTAGAAGCACAAGGATAAAAGAGGTTTTGGAAAAGCTAAATTTTGACTGA
- a CDS encoding metallophosphoesterase, with amino-acid sequence MIKIKHINENDYARIFVFGDMHGCLGLFNLMIKEINLTKKDLVIILGDSCDRGEDTIGLYKRYAELVRNGYALIHVLGNHEKMMMDGYFGGDSLDHQIWLRNGGDKTKRSIYKRNLNSFALSWLKDFIGNMPHVVSSEKSIFVHAAFDGDKSEEEQDEDYVLWSIEPFWESNNTGKRIFHGHVASEENRITRRANNVFSMDVGAVFFKRLEIMEIKSGEKFEVDLRGQK; translated from the coding sequence ATGATAAAGATAAAACACATAAACGAAAACGACTACGCGCGGATTTTCGTATTCGGCGATATGCATGGCTGCCTCGGGCTTTTTAATTTGATGATTAAAGAGATAAATTTGACCAAAAAGGATTTGGTTATTATTTTAGGCGATAGCTGCGACCGCGGCGAGGATACGATCGGACTATACAAAAGATACGCCGAGCTCGTTAGAAACGGATACGCGCTGATCCACGTGCTAGGAAATCACGAAAAAATGATGATGGATGGGTATTTTGGCGGCGACTCGCTAGATCATCAAATTTGGCTTAGAAACGGCGGCGATAAAACCAAAAGATCGATCTACAAGCGAAATTTAAACAGCTTCGCGCTCTCGTGGCTAAAGGATTTTATCGGCAATATGCCTCACGTCGTGAGCTCGGAGAAAAGCATATTCGTCCACGCAGCCTTTGACGGCGACAAAAGCGAAGAGGAGCAAGACGAGGACTACGTGCTGTGGAGTATAGAGCCATTTTGGGAGAGTAATAATACAGGCAAGAGGATATTTCACGGGCACGTCGCAAGTGAGGAAAATAGAATAACCAGGCGCGCAAACAACGTCTTTTCAATGGACGTGGGAGCCGTGTTTTTTAAAAGGCTAGAGATAATGGAGATAAAAAGCGGCGAGAAATTTGAAGTGGATTTAAGGGGGCAAAAATGA
- a CDS encoding hydroxymethylpyrimidine/phosphomethylpyrimidine kinase — MKKILIIAGSCSNGGAGLQADIKACAHFCCYSATAVTALTAENTDKIKSIVSLDPSFVADQLEMLSAEFSFDAVKIGMLFNEPIMDVVQGFLEKNSAPVVLDPVCVSKMGHKLIKDSAIERLKELMKFAAVTTPNLREADVLFGDDFTNLPCDVIVKKHIVAGKSIDTLYRKDGSVQNFETPLADPLVIIGAGCTFSSSLACLLARGQSLESAIQQAKEYIYNAIINGIDTNLGVRKLLNHGVKF; from the coding sequence ATGAAAAAAATCCTCATCATCGCAGGCTCATGCAGCAACGGCGGCGCTGGACTACAAGCCGATATAAAAGCGTGCGCGCACTTTTGCTGCTATAGCGCGACCGCGGTCACGGCGCTAACGGCCGAAAACACGGACAAGATCAAAAGCATCGTATCGCTCGATCCGTCCTTCGTTGCCGACCAGCTAGAGATGCTCTCTGCCGAGTTTAGCTTTGACGCCGTTAAGATCGGCATGCTATTTAACGAACCTATCATGGACGTCGTGCAGGGTTTTTTAGAAAAAAACTCTGCCCCCGTGGTGCTAGATCCCGTCTGCGTCTCGAAAATGGGACACAAACTCATCAAAGATAGCGCCATCGAGCGACTAAAAGAACTGATGAAATTTGCCGCCGTCACGACGCCGAACCTGCGCGAAGCAGACGTGCTTTTCGGCGATGATTTTACGAATTTGCCGTGTGACGTGATTGTGAAAAAACACATCGTCGCCGGTAAGAGCATCGATACGCTCTACCGCAAGGACGGCAGCGTGCAAAACTTCGAAACGCCGCTAGCCGACCCGCTAGTCATCATCGGCGCGGGCTGCACGTTTTCTAGCTCGCTAGCTTGCCTACTCGCGCGCGGCCAAAGCCTAGAAAGCGCCATCCAGCAAGCCAAAGAATACATCTATAACGCTATAATCAACGGCATCGATACCAATCTGGGCGTAAGAAAACTGCTAAATCACGGGGTTAAATTTTAA